The Nostoc punctiforme PCC 73102 genome includes a region encoding these proteins:
- a CDS encoding GIY-YIG nuclease family protein, with protein sequence MWLRYGVDLDLILVPIEDVLRGRTQLKCPYCGGELTAKKGNRKEHHFAHTNFTCREVANRSEREIPTLPLYNNFNICLTGKELQQIKTLWNRYGWKNKGIYESKINSIFIKEKLLEYNEYRLYGEYQFTKLGKIPVGALSLMLFNQVQESILWEKLQQLEKKVQVAYLDDASNFHECLWDLQIYRAELKKILSNTLYYLQIDTDKETFYKIGVTRREIQARVAEVQTDLVKHFSHVSIKVLGHWSHRGNVEKYFKYRYADYNCSIGSLTEYYKFDNPEDATAALRDLRRMKKKQLSEFEVDILAGKPSWIEQLIEEIEEERA encoded by the coding sequence ATGTGGCTCAGGTATGGTGTTGACCTAGATTTGATCTTAGTACCGATTGAAGATGTTCTACGAGGGAGAACTCAGTTAAAGTGTCCCTACTGTGGTGGTGAGTTGACGGCGAAAAAGGGAAATCGTAAAGAACACCACTTCGCACACACTAACTTTACTTGCAGAGAAGTAGCTAATCGCAGTGAACGTGAAATTCCTACTTTACCTTTATACAATAACTTCAATATATGTCTAACAGGTAAAGAACTCCAACAGATCAAGACCCTTTGGAATCGATACGGATGGAAGAACAAAGGTATTTATGAGAGTAAAATTAACTCAATTTTTATTAAAGAAAAATTGTTAGAGTACAATGAATACCGTCTCTATGGAGAATACCAGTTTACCAAGCTAGGTAAGATACCTGTTGGTGCATTATCGTTAATGCTGTTCAACCAAGTGCAAGAATCAATATTGTGGGAGAAGTTGCAGCAGTTAGAGAAAAAAGTTCAAGTTGCTTATCTTGATGATGCATCAAATTTTCATGAATGTCTTTGGGATCTGCAAATATATCGCGCCGAATTAAAGAAAATTTTATCGAATACTCTGTATTACCTTCAAATTGATACTGATAAAGAAACATTTTATAAAATTGGTGTGACTAGGCGGGAAATACAAGCACGCGTAGCTGAAGTTCAAACTGATTTGGTCAAACATTTTTCTCATGTTTCAATCAAAGTTTTAGGACACTGGTCGCATCGAGGGAATGTAGAGAAATATTTTAAATATAGATATGCTGACTACAATTGCTCTATTGGGAGTTTGACTGAATATTACAAATTTGACAACCCGGAAGATGCGACTGCTGCATTGCGAGATTTGCGGCGGATGAAAAAAAAGCAGTTATCAGAGTTTGAAGTAGATATTCTAGCAGGTAAACCTAGTTGGATTGAGCAGTTAATTGAAGAAATTGAAGAAGAACGTGCTTAA